The following proteins come from a genomic window of Maribacter sp. HTCC2170:
- the coaBC gene encoding bifunctional phosphopantothenoylcysteine decarboxylase/phosphopantothenate--cysteine ligase CoaBC → MLGGKNILLGITGGIAAYKTTFLVRLLIKAGANVKVVLTESASSFVSPLTLATLSKNPAVTSFIKEEGCETDWNNHVDLGLWADLMIIAPATANTLSKMANGASDNLLLAVYLSAKCPVFFAPAMDLDMYKHETTKISFNKLKSFGNIMIPATSGELASGLHGEGRMAEPEDIVEFIKEYLSTGLPLKGKRVVITAGPTHEAIDPVRFIGNHSSGLMGFELAKSAANLGAEVVLISGPSNFSIEQDSVTLVNVISAEEMYAAAHEYYEKSDIAICAAAVADYRPKTIASQKIKKTKDDFTIDLVKNKDILKSLGDIKKDQFLVGFALETENELENAKGKLKKKNLDAIILNSLNDQGAGFASKTNKITFIDKNLQIKPFELKTKAEVAVDILNEILIRLDA, encoded by the coding sequence ATTCTTTTAGGAATTACTGGAGGAATTGCTGCCTACAAGACTACTTTTTTAGTACGATTATTGATAAAAGCTGGCGCAAATGTCAAAGTAGTTTTGACAGAGAGTGCCAGCTCTTTTGTTTCTCCGCTTACCTTAGCGACGCTTTCAAAGAACCCTGCAGTTACCTCATTCATCAAAGAAGAAGGGTGTGAGACTGACTGGAACAATCATGTAGATTTAGGGCTTTGGGCAGATTTAATGATAATTGCACCGGCAACAGCCAATACCCTATCGAAAATGGCTAATGGGGCTAGTGATAATCTGCTACTGGCGGTTTATCTTTCTGCAAAATGCCCTGTTTTTTTTGCACCTGCCATGGACTTGGACATGTATAAACATGAAACAACAAAGATTTCTTTTAACAAGTTGAAATCTTTTGGAAATATTATGATACCAGCTACTTCGGGAGAATTGGCGAGCGGACTTCATGGAGAAGGCCGTATGGCTGAACCTGAGGATATAGTTGAATTTATAAAGGAATATTTGTCTACTGGTTTGCCTTTAAAAGGTAAAAGAGTAGTAATAACTGCCGGGCCCACGCATGAGGCCATAGATCCTGTAAGGTTTATTGGAAACCATTCTTCCGGCTTAATGGGTTTTGAATTGGCTAAATCCGCTGCAAATCTTGGCGCCGAGGTAGTACTAATTAGTGGGCCATCAAACTTCTCAATTGAACAAGATTCAGTAACATTGGTAAATGTGATTTCCGCTGAAGAAATGTATGCTGCCGCACATGAATATTACGAAAAAAGTGATATTGCTATATGTGCTGCTGCTGTGGCCGATTATCGACCTAAAACCATAGCTTCCCAAAAAATTAAAAAGACTAAAGATGATTTTACCATTGATTTGGTTAAGAACAAAGATATTTTAAAGTCACTGGGAGATATTAAAAAAGACCAATTCTTGGTAGGGTTTGCTCTTGAAACCGAAAATGAATTGGAGAATGCCAAGGGTAAATTGAAAAAAAAGAACTTGGATGCCATTATATTGAATTCTTTGAATGACCAAGGGGCTGGATTCGCTAGTAAGACCAATAAAATAACATTTATAGATAAGAATTTACAGATAAAACCGTTTGAATTAAAAACCAAGGCAGAGGTAGCCGTGGATATTTTAAACGAAATCTTAATTCGGTTAGATGCGTAA